The following are encoded in a window of Salvelinus namaycush isolate Seneca unplaced genomic scaffold, SaNama_1.0 Scaffold591, whole genome shotgun sequence genomic DNA:
- the LOC120041948 gene encoding B-cell receptor CD22-like, with translation MPDRLDVLTGSCVQIPCSFDIPGQHKDTFNSTTLTSGVWIKENPYFGGLPDNVIFNSSETVNRYQGKITGNMSQKNCTTVFFNVTTNYNRYFFRIESQPFRATDTGKSVEIVVSDLPSSPIITVSGEMKEGTHVSLNCSAVAPCPDHPPELTWTLPTQFTPENQLQENPDQTKSVLSTVTFTPSYLHYEKNITCTAVYPVGASNKTAEHTMMLNVSFSPKDTSASISPADPVLVGSCVNLTCSSTANPPVTNFTWFQISGGKTTRVASGLSYSLNVTVDGGLYFCEARNSHGCGKSKEVQLAIKGQKEPKTSMVLEVAAGTLAAFLLISLISLFNSPVGTVCANQATAGEEPAENQSEEIQYGDIDFSKLRPKETPAAAQDRVQGQESEYAEVNVTRRGAQEPPLNNLDGLYARVDKRGAC, from the exons ATGCCAGATAGACTGGATGTACTGACTGGCTCCTGTGTGCAAATCCCATGTTCATTTGATATTCCTGGCCAACATAAGGATACATTTAACAGCACAACACTAACCTCTGGAGTGTGGATTAAAGAAAACCCATACTTTGGTGGGCTTCCGGACAatgtgatatttaacagtagtgagacggtcaacagatatcaagggaagataactggaaacatgtcccagaagaactgcaccacagtcttcttcaatgtaaccaccaATTACAATagatacttcttcaggattgagagtcAACCATTCCGTGCAACAGACACTGGAAAGTCTGTTGAAATAGTTGTCAGTG atttgccTTCCAGTCCCATCATTACTGTCTCAGGTGAGATGAAGGAAGGGACCCATGTCAGTTTGAACTGCTCTGCTGTCGCTCCCTGTCCCGACCacccccctgagctgacatggactctcccaacacagttcacacctgagaaccaactgcaggagaatccagaccaaaccaaatcagttctctccacggtgaccttcactcCGTCATACCTTCATtatgagaagaacatcacttgtactgcagtctacccagtaggggcaagcaacaagacagctgaacataccatgatgcttaatgtttcat tctctcctaaggacacctcggcctccatcagtccagctgatccagtattagtgggcagctgtgttaatctgacctgcagcagtacagccaaccctcctgtgacaaacttcacctggttccagatcagtgggGGTAAAACAACACGGGTAGCATCGGGACTGAGTTActccctcaatgtgactgttgatggaggactgtacttctgtgaagcaagaaatagtcaCGGCTGTGGCAAGTCAAAGGAAGTACAGCTGGCTATTAAAG GGCAAAAAGAGCCAAAAACCTCCATGGTTTTGGAGGTTGCAGCAGGAACTCTGGCGGCATTTTTGCTTATCAGCCTGATCAGTCTTTTT aactcccCGGTTGGGACAGTGTGTGCTAACCAGGCTACAGCCGGAGAGGAACCTGCAGAAAACCAGTCTGAAGAGATCCAATATGGTGACATAGACTTCTCCAAACTACGGCCCAAAGAGACCCCAGCTGCAGCCCAGGacagggtccagggacaggagAGTGAGTACGCTGAAGTCAATGTGACCAGAAGAGGGGCCCAGGAACCACCTCTTAACAACCTAGATGGGCTTTATGCACGAGTGGATAAAAGAGGTGCATGTTAA